In one uncultured Methanoregula sp. genomic region, the following are encoded:
- a CDS encoding RyR domain-containing protein, producing the protein MVRLSGQNDTINSFRRTVRSFNRRFDLRNYESMIIIALWAFAFILGYVGYWFAYNSPVVTMSWPDTLYKTLQLFTNNYQLQVPPPNLSLQLARFLAPVLMYSTILFLVATHVYENYQRFLLRITHNHIVICGLGLLGPVLVEQFSREGCAVVVIEKDPTPDEIEQCKLSGAFILTGDASNRNVLAAAGVGRAECLISVTGEDEINAEIAGCAATIPRSKPHHPLTCYLHIVDLNLYSLLKETEFQKANASLFRLDLFNIYQTAGKSALDHPEPFPGNGTDPAKVRLLVIGIGRMGESLIVQAARSWRARFGDTGMKLPITIIDRHADEKKEMLQVRYPAIKKFCEFETITTDIDSPDFNRGTFLKAESGRCPFSRIFICVGDPSLGLAAGLKIHSRLQEKDIRQEGRQVPVIIRTNHETGLSRYLETLKKQSSAFADLHAFPLIDQNCKVDVILNTTHETIARASHEDYVQKEQKKGLTSETNPSMKPWEELPEELKASNRFQADHIIEKLRAISCGVTQLVDWDEPLFDIEPWVEQLARMEHDRWMQEKTAAGYKYGEVRDDRWWHRRHKSMVPYDDLPETEKEKDRDPVRSIPALLKSVDLKIKRL; encoded by the coding sequence ATGGTTCGATTATCCGGCCAGAACGATACCATAAACTCGTTCCGCAGGACGGTCCGCTCTTTCAACCGGCGGTTTGATCTGCGGAACTATGAGTCAATGATAATTATCGCGCTCTGGGCATTTGCCTTCATCCTCGGGTACGTGGGGTACTGGTTCGCGTACAATTCACCGGTTGTGACCATGTCCTGGCCGGATACCCTGTATAAGACCCTGCAGTTGTTTACCAACAATTACCAGCTGCAGGTCCCGCCACCCAACCTGTCCCTCCAGCTTGCCCGTTTCCTTGCGCCCGTCCTCATGTATTCCACCATCCTGTTCCTCGTTGCCACCCACGTGTACGAGAATTACCAGAGATTTTTACTCCGTATTACCCACAACCATATCGTTATCTGCGGTCTCGGGCTCCTTGGCCCGGTCCTTGTCGAACAGTTCAGCAGGGAAGGGTGTGCAGTTGTTGTCATTGAAAAAGATCCAACGCCGGATGAGATCGAGCAGTGCAAGTTGTCCGGGGCATTCATCCTTACGGGTGATGCCAGCAACCGGAATGTCCTTGCAGCAGCCGGTGTCGGCCGGGCGGAATGTCTCATTTCCGTGACCGGCGAGGACGAGATAAATGCCGAGATTGCCGGGTGTGCAGCAACAATTCCCCGCAGCAAACCCCATCACCCCCTGACATGTTACCTGCATATCGTTGACCTGAATCTCTACAGCCTCCTGAAAGAGACCGAATTCCAGAAAGCGAATGCCTCCCTGTTCCGGCTGGATTTATTCAATATTTACCAGACGGCCGGAAAATCTGCCCTCGATCACCCGGAACCGTTCCCGGGCAACGGGACCGATCCCGCAAAGGTCAGGCTGCTCGTCATCGGGATCGGCCGCATGGGTGAGAGCCTGATCGTCCAGGCAGCCAGGAGCTGGCGGGCACGCTTTGGGGATACCGGCATGAAACTTCCGATAACCATTATTGACCGCCATGCTGACGAAAAAAAGGAGATGCTCCAGGTCCGCTACCCGGCAATAAAAAAGTTCTGTGAATTTGAGACCATCACCACTGATATCGATTCCCCGGATTTTAACCGGGGAACCTTCCTTAAGGCCGAATCCGGCCGGTGCCCGTTCTCCCGCATCTTCATCTGCGTAGGTGACCCGTCGCTCGGCCTTGCAGCCGGCCTGAAGATCCATAGCAGGCTGCAGGAGAAAGACATCCGGCAGGAGGGCCGGCAGGTACCGGTCATCATCCGCACCAACCATGAGACCGGGCTGTCCCGCTATCTTGAGACCCTCAAAAAGCAGAGCAGCGCATTCGCAGACCTCCATGCATTCCCCCTTATCGATCAGAACTGCAAGGTCGATGTCATCCTCAACACGACCCACGAGACGATAGCACGGGCAAGCCACGAGGATTATGTACAAAAAGAGCAGAAGAAGGGGCTTACCTCCGAGACGAACCCCAGCATGAAACCCTGGGAGGAGCTGCCGGAAGAGCTGAAAGCTTCCAACCGGTTCCAGGCCGACCATATCATTGAAAAGCTGCGCGCAATCTCCTGCGGGGTCACCCAGCTGGTTGACTGGGATGAGCCGCTTTTCGATATCGAGCCCTGGGTCGAGCAGCTGGCCAGGATGGAACATGACCGTTGGATGCAGGAAAAAACTGCAGCCGGCTATAAGTACGGGGAGGTCCGGGACGACCGCTGGTGGCACCGGCGCCACAAGTCGATGGTGCCGTATGACGATCTTCCCGAGACAGAGAAAGAGAAGGACCGGGATCCGGTCCGTTCGATACCGGCATTATTGAAAAGCGTGGATCTGAAGATCAAGCGGTTGTAA